DNA from Sporohalobacter salinus:
AAAGATTTAAGTACTAGAATATTTAGACGGTTGGCTGAATCAGAAGCTAGGATTCATAATACTGACCCGGATCAGGTTCACTTTCATGAAGTGGGAGCTGTTGATGCTATTGTTGATATTGTAGGAACAGCGATTGGGATTCATAAATTAGGTATTAAGAAGGTATTTGCTTCTCGAATTCATATTGGTACTGGATTTGGAAATTGTGCTCATGGTAAGATTCCTATTCCAGCACCTGCTACTTTAGATTTGTTACAGGATACACCAGTTTATTCTACTGGAATTGAGAGTGAATTAGTAACTCCTACAGGAGCAGCAATTATTACTACTTTAGCTGAAGAATTTGGATCGTTACCTTTAATGCAGATAAGAAAAATAGGTTATGGAGCAGGTAGTCGTAATTTAGAGATTCCTAATCTATTACGGATTAGCACTGGTAAATTAGTGTAGGAATGTTATCTTTATAAATAAAAAAATTGTCGATTTTATCCTTGTAATTTTTAATGATTAATTGTATAATAGCTATTAGATATTGCTTAGGTCTGTGGTTGAAAATTGATGCCAGTCGCAGGCAAAACAATCCACGTAAGGTAGTCAAAATGATTACTGAGCATGGTGCGGCTTAGAAGTAAGTCCTGCCTAATTAACAAAAGTAACATGTTTTGGTCTGGTACATAGTACTTAAGACTTAGGTTATTTTGTTGATTAGAGCGAAGTAGTAGTAGGAGGGAACCCCTTAGAGGCGAATCTTCCAGCA
Protein-coding regions in this window:
- the larC gene encoding nickel pincer cofactor biosynthesis protein LarC: MKAAYFDIFSGISGNMVLGALLDAGLKLDILKKELSKLNISDYELQTEKVVKNGISGTYLKVKLSDDDHCHEDHEHQHGRHLSEIEDLIAESDLEESVKDLSTRIFRRLAESEARIHNTDPDQVHFHEVGAVDAIVDIVGTAIGIHKLGIKKVFASRIHIGTGFGNCAHGKIPIPAPATLDLLQDTPVYSTGIESELVTPTGAAIITTLAEEFGSLPLMQIRKIGYGAGSRNLEIPNLLRISTGKLV